The Metallosphaera hakonensis JCM 8857 = DSM 7519 genome includes the window ATCCTTTAAAGTCTCCAGGGCATTGTATACAGTCGATAAACTAATACTGGGTTCCGTCTTCTTTAGTTCACTATAGATCTGTTCTCCACTGAAGTGACCCCCTTTGATCATGGTCTTTATGACCGCTATCCTTTGGGGCGTTACCTTCAATCCCTTTTTCCTTAACGCCTCAGCTATATCAATTTCCATTATATAGTAATTGCTAACTCGGAGTAATTAAAATTTACCATTCGACTTCTCTTAATGTTTGTTAAACCTATCTTTGAAGTTATTGTGTCATTCCTCACAGGTAACGGAAATTCTACAGATCTTTACACCGAACATTTGCCTTAACCAAACTTAGACTGAGAGGGATCATTTTAAGTGTCATAAAGACCTAACACAAAACAATGTATGAGTCGTTTAGTACAATACTACAAAGTCCTATTCTTTCCTTGAGCCAAATAAAAGGCACACAATCTTCAATACAGTCTGATAGTAGGCCCTACTTACCAAATAGTTCCTTAAGAAATGAGGAAAAAGATAGGATTTTAAGCTTCCTCTTTAATTCGATATAATATGGGAATTGTACGTGAGTTCGCGGTACTAAGACCTTACGATACGCTTCTTTACGCCTCTAAATTGATGGTCTTGGAACACGTCCCGAAGTCAATAGTAGTCGATGAAAAAGGATCTCCTGTAGGTGTAATAACTCAGAAGGACATAATTAAATTCGTTTACCAAATGGGAGAAGAAAGACCGATGGAAAACGTGATGCTGTCCGAGGTCATGCGAAAGGACGTTACATGTGTTAGCCCCAACATAGATCCGTTTGATGCTGCTCAGATAATGATAGATAAAAAACAACCCCTATTGGCCGTATGTAACGAAGAGGAGAAAGCAATTGGAATAATAATTAAAAGTGATCTGAGCAATTTCTATGCTTCTCAAGTTAGGGGTCTTCAGAGAGTTAAGGATTTCATGAGCTCTCCAGTAGTCACAATTGAGCCCACAACAAAATTAGATGAGGCAGTCGAAAAACTTGTTCAAAGTAACCTCAGTAGGTTAGTGGTCTTCACTCCTGGTAAGGTACAGGGAGTAGTTACGACTACGGATCTTCTTTATATGGCTGCAGCTCTGAAGTATAGAGATCTAAAAATAGAGGTTAGAGACGTGATGAGCCCAAACGTTATTGTAGTGGATGGAAACGAAGACATGGCTAACGCAGCTAGACTAATGGCTTCAAGAAAGATAAAGGGCATCCCAGTAATGGAGAAAGATGGTAAACTTGGGGGGATAGTAACTACAACGGACGTAGTGAGGGCAATGATGGATCAAAGTGTAAAGAAATACCTTTACGAGATTAAGATGTATACATCAACGTTTTAAACTAGTTCTCCTACCTCATAACTTAAGAACACGGGGCAGAATTCACGGTCATAACTTGAAACTTTGCGGGTACGATGTATTCTTAACAAAAATTACACATTCTTCATGAGTCTAAATCATAGTCAAGTCAAATATTGATTGAAAGGGAGATGACGACAATCCAATGATAAATTCAATGAGCCAAGAAAGTATGTATCTAGAGAAGCTTAATTTACTTCAGTGCTATCTAAATATATAAGTATGGATGATTTTAGAAGCCTTATAATTGACATTTACTTGACCTCTAAGATCCCCAACTATCAAAAAATTCTACGAGATGGAACAATTAGGCGTAATAGGTGTAATCACTACGATGGTAAGTACTGCAAACTTGTGAAAACTGGTGACTGGATACTCCTATCTTGGACATTGAAAGATCAAGTATCTCCCCATCCGGTTCTTTGTTACCTGTGCCCGTATTATGGATCAAATATTGATGAAACCGTTAATACCTCGCTTCTGCAACTGCTGAGGGACTATATTTCTATCAGAAATGGTATTGAAAGAGAGATATCAAACATAGAGGGAAAGATTGGCGAGATGCTTTATTCCTCTTTGGTTCTAAAAAGGAGGAGACAAGAACTATTGACTATGCTCGATGAGATCGATTTTAAAATAAATATTATAAAACTCCTTATAAGATATCAGGAGGAACATGACGATATTTGATGATCCTGATGGTTATCGCAGATGGTACATATCTCATAACGTAACATATGAGAACGAAAGGAAAGCAGTGGAGCAGTTTAAACTCAGGGATTGTCTAGATATAGGATCAGGGCCATCCATATTTCACGAAAGTATGGGAGGTAATATAATATCTCTTGATATCTCTGAGTTCGTACTTCAAAGAATTGAAGGCGATAAGGTACAGGCCGACGCCCATTATCTCCCTTTCAGAGATGGAGCGTTTCCATGTATTTTTACGTCTGTGACGATTTGTTTCATGGATAAATTGGAGGAGTTCATGAGAGAAGTGGAACGCGTTACGAAGGATCACTTCGTTGGATGCATAGTTAAAGCCGATTCCAGTTGGGGGCAGTTCTACACCGAGCTTGGTAAGAAGGGACACAAGTACTACTCTCACGCTCACTTTATCACGGGAGAGGAGTTCGTTAAGTTAGTGAACAAATTCTTCGAAATTGATAGAATTGTCTCCACTCTGCGCTATAATCCAAATGGGACGGAGGTTCCTGAGACCCCTCAAGAAGGTGGCGATGGAGCTTTTGTATGCGTAAAGGGTGTGAAGAGAGGTTCTAGAATTTAGAGGTGTTAGGCACTGGTTATTCATGTCTTATCTCAAAACAAGCTAATCTCATGCAATCTGTGACTTTTCCGATCACTTAAATGGGACATTTCACCTCGAATCAATGAAGGGGAACCTCTCCTCTTTCGTGTAGAAGTTAAGTCGGTCAGATCAATTTCCAAGCCATCCAAATCATGAACTATCACGATAAAATTCTATGCTCTTAACTGAACGAACCAACAACATTTAATTTTAGGTCGTTAAAGTTGCATTAGGCAGGATCACTCCTGTGAGGTTTGCCCACAGAGGCAACTGTGAGCAGGAGGCCGATCTCACGGAGAATTTTGAGAAGTGTAAGTAGGGAAAGAACATTATGTTTAACTTGGTGCGGAGAATTACATGTTGTCCTCAATGTTTATCTCAAAAAATCCGCTCTTCATACCCTATGGCTATTCAGGTATTAATTGCTAATTGTAATTATGGCTAAGACAGGCTAAATAAAGGAAGCTATAAATTATGGTGTGCGTTCTCATGTAGACATCTTATTCGATAATCAAAGGTAAAAATATTAGAATATAGCGAAAATCATTCCTTTAACGATACATACACCAGAAGATTTAGAACGTAAAGGTATAAACGTAATCCAAATAAACGTTAACTGACAAGGACTAGGAGACTTAACACAAAAGCCGGCGTTATACTTCCTGAGACTTTAAAGGTCAACGTAACTTTCTCTGATGCATCGAGTGGTTTTGGACGTTGCATTGCACTTTATACCATGACTAAGTATATTTTGTCGCCTTACAGAGTTTAAAAATCTCAAGCGTTCGCTGTATTTGTTGAAGAGAATTCCCTCCAATAAGGCCTTACCCTAGGTATTGTAGTATATTGAGATAATCTGATATAATTTTATAGATCCATTTCGAATGGATGACTGGGGCGATTCAGGTTTCCATTGCGAATTGTAATTATGGCCAAAATTGATCAAATATAGGAAATTGTTAAGCGCGAATCCTCACTCAGTCCATGTGAGGGCGTTTAATTAAATTCATTCTAGTTCGATAAATAAACTGAATTCGCAAAGGAGACGTGAATCGCCCGATGACTGCATGATAGCACTCTAATGAGCTTTACACATGAGAAAATTGGACCGACCCACAAAGCATATCAACTAGGTTTTAATAGAACTGTCCGGGCCACCAATCTACACTTCTCTTTCTCTTGAGATTTAATATCTCAATTATCCTTTTCCTATCTCTGCTTGACACCTTTACATCGTAATGAACCCTGACTAGAGGGTATGGATACCCCTTAACTGAAACCGACTGAAGGTCACTCAATAGTTGTTGTATAAACTGTTCATCTGACCTCCCTATTATGTCAAATCTTAAAACGTTCTCATCTTTATCTAATCGTGCGTAAAAGCTACACACCTCTACCTTCTCTAGATCCTTTCTTGGATCTCCACCCTCAATTTCTCCTCTCACGATAGGCCTACACTTAGTTGTGGAGAAACCTGGGCTACTTGTGAAGGTCTCCAATAGGGTAACGTCTGAAAGGTCGTGGTGGAACAGGTCCCTTGATCTGCTGACCTTTGAGATCCATACGACCTTTGATCCATATCTCTTTATTAGTTCGGTCAAATACACCTGTTTTTCAAATATCAAATGTGAGAGCATAATATCTTCGTCCTCCTGCTCCAACCCCTTTATCTCTCCTTCAACAAACTCAAAGTTCGTCTCCAACGGTTTCACTTCTCCTAGTTTCTTCTTAAGACTGCCATCAACTAAGATCCAATCACCCTTTGCCCCATTGGCTAAGGCTAGCTTCAACTCCATCACGGCCATGAGCTCTCCAGCCCTATCCTTGGCCTTATTGCCTGGTCTAAAAACTCCAGTTTTAACTTCTTGGTCGGTATCTAAGACGTTCACTCCCTCAATGATCAGGGCCTCTCCATTAAGTATGAACAGAGCTCCAGTTCTCATCTCTTTTACAAACTCCCCACCGTCCACTGCTACCATTTTTTTCTTTGTCGTAGAGGAGGGGGTGATCTCTTTCCAGTTGTTTTTAACGATTGCCTGAAATTTTTTATCCAGATCATCCTGGAAAATATTCAACCTCCCCACTAGGTCAGTCCTATGGGCGACTAGCTCTTGATAAACTCTATCTATCATTGGTTCACACCCTCTATTACTTCGCTCTTTCCACCAACCTTCTCTACTCTAATTACATATTCAGCTATTCGTAGAACCTCCTCATCGTGGGTCACCACGATTATTTGGGGTACTACCCTCATGGACTCTTGGATCACAGATAGTAACTCCGCTCTCCTTTGTGAGTCCAAATGTATAGTGGGCTCGTCCAATATCATGAAGCCTAAGCTGCCCATCAGAGACCTCGCTATTGCCAGTCTAAGACCTAGAGCTATCGCTATTTTCTCTCCTCCGCTTAACATGCCTATGGGAAGACTTTGGCCATTCTGATCCAGGGCCTGTATATCAATCTTTCCTGATAGCGACCTACTCTCTTGAAAGGTAAGGATCACCCTGGCAAAGGACATATTAAACATCGACATGATGTCGTTCAAATTGTTCTCAATTCTTCCCTTCAATGTGGAAATAAGGTAGGACTGAAGACCTCCTTCGGACAGAATCCTGCGAAGCTTTTCAAGTCTCTCCTTGGCCCTCGACAAATCTTGAACTTGCTTAACTTTTTCCGTTAACTCAGTGATTTCACTCTCCAGTTGCTTTCTCCTTTCTATGATCTCATGTAATTTCCCTCTCTTCTCACCAATATCTCTCTGGAGAGTCTCTATTTGAACCCTAAGAGCATCGCGGTCTTTCCGTTTCCTATCCAGCTCCAATTGATCGAAACTGAGATCTTCAATCTCCTTTCTTAACTCGTCTCTTTGTTTAAGTAGACTCTCAATTCGTTCAGAGATTTGCTCAACCCTACCTTTCTTCCTTATAAGTTCGGATAACGCCCATTCCAAGTCCCTGAGCTCTTTCTCCGCTTTGCCGATGTCCTCCCTAGTTAGACCTCCCAATCTCGAAGAGAGTTGTTGAATCTTCGCGGATACCTCCTCAATCTCATGGTTAATTGTAGCTATCTCCTCTTCCCTCCTGTCCAACTCCTCTTCATTTACTCCAAGGAGACTGAGATATTCCCTCTCAGACGAATCCAGTTCCTTTAGTTTGTCTGAAGCTTCCCGATATTTTTCCTCCAAGCTTTGGAGACGATTAACTTTTTCTTGTAGTTCAGAGATCTCTCGTGATAGGTTACTGATTTGTTCCTTATAATTCTCAGCCTTACTCTGATTATTTTGAGCGTTCTTCAACTCAAGATTAAGTCTTCTCATTCTCTCTTGAAGCGAGTCTTGAATTTCCTTTAGTCCTTTTAATCTCTCCTTAAGTTCCTTCTCCCTGCTATTGTATTGTTCAAGGAGTTGTTTCTTATGGAGTTCGTCCAAGGGCCCTCCACAGACTGGACATTTGTCCTCCTTTGCCGAAATTAGGGCGTTCATGCTTTTCCCTATTTGGTCCAATTCTGAATTGATTGCTCCCATATTCGTGTTGAGATCGTTAATTTTCTGGCTTATCTCCTCGATCTCCTTCTGAATCTCATCAATTTTCCTGGTGACCGGCAAAGCCCTTAGTTTCGTTTCGATCTCGTTCAAAGACTTCCTCTTATCGCTCAGTGACCTGCTTGTAGAAATGAAGTCCTCGTGGATATGTTTCAACTCGTCGTAATTCTTTTTGTATTTCTCATACTCAATGTGAAAACGCTCAAGCTCTTTCTTCTTCTTCAGATCTGCGTGAATCTTGTCTCTCTCCTGAACAAGTTTTTTGAGCCGATTGTTGAGGTCTTTCAGACTTTTTTCCGCGTTTTCCAGGTCTATTATATCGGGTTTCTTTTCAACGATTTCCTTTAATTTTCTTTGTCTTTTTTCTAGTCTTTCAATCTCTTGTGGGATGTTGGCTAAGTCTTTTCGTTCTTGATCCAATTTGCTTAATTCCCTTTCAACACGATCCAATCCAGTTTTGAGTCCATGAAAGATCTTGGCCTTTTCTTGTAGCTGGTTCACCTCGGTAGCCAGTCTACTCTCCTCCTGCTTAAGAGCGGATAATTCATCGTCAAGTTTCCTTATTAATTGCTCCAGGTTTAAAATTTCCTTGTCTTTACTGTCTCTTTCCTCTCTTAGTTCCTTCAGTCTTTTCTCGGAATCTTGAGAAGCTTTTATCTTAGCGTCATATTCCATAATGATAGACCTAATCCTTCCATTGGATTCAGTGAGTTTCTCTAAGTTATCTATCATCATGACTTTTTTAAGAATATCGGATAAATTTTCAAAAATATTCTCTATTTCCCCCTGTCTTACGATCATCGTGGTAAGGACTACCCTGCTATCTAAGCCCAATTCCTCGACTTTCTTGTTTACTTCTTTGGCAGATCTAGCTATTAGCTTATCATTGATGAACAGCAACTCTTTCCTTGATGGGATAGAGCGCTGAATCTTCACTAGGGAGTTTCCCATCTTCAGTTCAAGTTCCACTAGAGCCGAAGCTTTCCCCCTCTTTACCATGTCATCAATTTTCCCTCGGGTGGCCTTGAACAACGCAAAGTTAATTGCGTCGATGATGGAGCTCTTACCTGCGCCGTTATGTCCAATTATAACGTTGATATCACCCTTGAACGTGACTGTGGTTTCATCATGACTCAAGAAATTGATTAATTTTACCTTATCTACCCTCATTTTCTCAACTCCGCAAACTTCCTTAAGAGTTCGTCAGCCTCGTCAGAATCGTGTTTCTCTATGATCTCAAGAACCAGTTTTACCTCATCATCATTATAACCCTGAGATCTTAGATAAGATTCCATCAATTCGCGCACAGTGCCTGCATTATCAGGGGCATCAACGGGTTTTCTGGGATCCTCTGTCTCATCTTTGTAGATTCTATAAAATTCAGCGAAATCCTGGAGACTTGCCAGTTTCTTAATCGCTGTACCCCTCTTGATTGAATCTCCTTTCAGGACAACGTGAAGTATAGGCCTTTTCTTAGAATCTATTAAGTTATTTTCCAGCATTTCGCTTTCAATAGATCTTCTAATATTGGCAATATCCTGCTCCACCGAATCAACGTTTATGTTAATGACTTTCTGGAGTCTTACCTTAACATTCAATGGTAACACCTCAGCTTCCTTTTTGCTAAGATCTATTAGGAAAGCCCCCTTACCTAACTCGCTCCAGCCCTTTATCTCTTCCTCCCTTATGATTTCAGGGGAACCAGATATTGCGAGTTTACCTCCACCGGGCAAATTATGAAGCCTCCGTGAGTGTAAGTGTCCGCAAGCGTAGTACTGGAAGCCTGAAGGTAATGAACCCAGTTCCAACTGCCATGACTCATCGTAGGGTAGGAACTCCCTGATACCTTGGTGGAGCATTAATACGTTTCTGTCTCCGTCTGGCTTAATGGAGGATAGCAGTTCTTGTAGAGCATCCTTGTACACATTGCTCATGTGTCTAATTCCATATATCTTAACCCTAAGCCCATCCTCATTCAGCTCGATGAATTTCGGTCCCTGATCTCCCATTATTACCTTGATTAAGCCCAAAGATTCGCCTAACAACCGCTGGGGATACAACTCTTCTTTAACCTTAGGGGTATCATGATCCCCAGGAATGTTGATGAAGTGTATGCCCTTATCCCTTAAGGGTTTAGTGCTGTCAACAAAGAACTTCAGCGCCTTATTACCGGGCTTGTATACGTCAAAGAGGTCCCCAGAATGAATTACTGCCTTCACGTGTTCCTTGACAGCTATCTCCACTAGCTGAGTGAAAACATCGAAAACGTCCTGCTCCCTGAACTCCTTGTCATATCTCCTACTCCCTAGATGGGTATCGGATATGTGAAGTAGGAGCATGAGTTCACCCGAACTCTTCCCCAATCCTATTGGGGTTTAGGAAGGTGCTCCATTCTCCCTTGATGTCAGGATCCGATCCACCAAGCTTACCTGTGAACTTAGATATCTTAACGAAAGCGGGAAGCCTGACCAAGTTTCCTATAATTATAGCCTCCCCGATTCCGAGCGATGAAAGTTGCTCCACCAGGTCCTCCGTTAAATTATCGCTGGCCTCAAGAACGTATTTTTTATCAGTGGGCTCAACCATTCTTAAGATGATTTTGTTAGTCATTTGGCTAAGAATGGTTTCATCCAATCCCTTAGGTCTTTGGCTAACTATAACCATACTGACTCCAAATTTTCTTCCCTCCCTAGCAATCTTAGAGGCATAGTATTTTGTTAATGTATCTTGATTCTTTGATATGAAAACGTGCGATTCCTCTATAACCGCAACAACTGGAAAACCTAAACCCGTTCCCCTATGTCTAAACTCTTTTCTGCTGTCCAATAGTCTTCTTAAGTAATGAGAGACAACGGCATCCATGGCTTCCTCGTCCATGTGGCTTATATCCACAACATTAACAGAAGCCGGCTTAATCCTAGACGTTATATCTGGGACGGTGAGATTTATTGTACCCCCAAATCTGTCCACGAATTCCTCGAGCTTGTTTTTTACTTCATCTGCGGCGTCCTTTTGTTGTCTCTGCTTCTCGCTCGACGCAATTTCATCAATTTTATCCTCGATGTGCTTGACAAAATTAGTATTGAGCTCTTCGTAATCGACGTTGCCATCTTTGAGTTTTTCTTTTACTTCTTTAACATAATTGACGAAAGCATTCCTTAAAAATCTGTACTGTATAGTAGCGTTGGGTCTAATTTCTAAAAGTGTTGCAAATTCTCTCGGTTGAAGATGTAAAGGATTTAGATTAGGAACGATAGTATTTAAAGGCCTTATATCGGAGTCGTAATACTCGCCGTGATAATCAAATATTACCACTGATCCGCCTATGGAGGCGATGGATTGCGAGAGGACAGCCACGGTGTTGGATTTTCCGCTACCTGTAGCTGCAAGAATGGCCAAATGCCGAGATAAGGAGTTAACCTTTATCTTTACCGGTATGTTCATCCCTATAACAGAACCTATTACTATGTCTCCCTCTGAGAAAATGTCCCTTAGCTCATCCTCCTCTGCGAACCTCACTGGGGTCCCTGGACCTGGCGGTAAATCTGGTATCATACCCGAATTAATCTCGTGAAGGAGTTTCACGTCAGCCCTCACGAATTGCGGAATGGACGTATCCAGGTTCTTAAGTTTTTGAACAATTTTGATGTCATTTATTGTTAGATCAAGTAGAGGACTACCCCTAGTCACGGAGGTAATGAGTCCCAGAACCTTTACCCCATCGTACTCGAGAACAACATACCTGCCAACCCGAACCGGTTTCTCAGCGAGAACCAACGCCTCCTGGGGAGAGGCCTCCCCTATTACGTAACCTACGATCACAAGATAGTAGACGGGATAAAGCATAAAAAGAATTCTAGTCGCCAAAAAGTAGTACTCAACGAGAAAAAAAGATAGTTTTAAAGTGCCCTCGCTACCTTCTTTGTGGCCTCAGCTATGTCCTTCTCCTGTTCTGCGTACGCGCACAGCATGGCTTCAACGTCCATATGTCCCTCTGCCTTGGCCTTCATGGCCACGTTGTTGTACTCACTGACGTGCTCTTCGGCCTCCTCTCTTGTGAACTCATTTAACATGGACGCTACCTTCTTTGTGGCCTCAGCTATGTCCTTCTCCTGTTCTGCGTACGCGCACAGCATGGCTTCAACGTCCATATGTCCCTCTGCCTTGGCCTTCATGGCCACGTTGTTGTACTCACTGACGTGCTCTTCGGCCTCCTCTCTTGTGAACTCATTTAACATGGACGCTACCTTCTTTGTGGCCTCAGCTATGTCCTTCTCCTGTTCTGCGTACGCGCACAGCATGGCTTCAACGTCCATATGTCCCTCTGCCTTGGCCTTCATGGCCACGTTGTTGTACTCACTGACGTGCTCTTCGGCCTCCTCTCTTGTGAACTCATTTAACATGGACGCTACCTTCTTTGTGGCCTCAGCTATGTCCTTCTCCTGTTCTGCGTACGCGCACAGCATGGCTTCAACGTCCATATGTCCCTCTGCCTTGGCCTTCATGGCCACGTTGTTGTACTCACTGACGTGCTCTTCGGCCTCCTCTCTTGTGAACTCATTTAACATGGAGTTCCCAGCGTGAACGTAGAGTTTTTCAAATATCCCTCTGGCATGCCCTAACTCAACCCTTGCTTTCTCCCTAAGAACCTTAGCTTCCTCCTTCTTTCCTGCAGCCTCTAATTTGTCAGCCAGGAAGCTGAGGAGCATGTAATCCTCAGCATTTGCCTTAAATAGTTCCTTTAGACCCATTTCGGTCTCTTTTCCGAGAGTCATATTGATCACTATATATTAGGAATTATCACAAGCTAATAAACTTTGATTATCGCCCATTATAATACATATCCCTTAAAATCAGTAATTGGATTTAAAATAAATAAAACATGTCAACAAGTCTAGCGGTTAATATTAAATGATTTTGAACTATTTAAGTTTTGAGTATAAAGGTTCAATTTGAGAACCAGGAATCTCCTAGGACTTTCATGGCTCCATACTCTGGTGAGGAATACCCGATAACCGAAACTTGATTCATGACAGAACTCCATTGAGTCCCGTTTGAAACTTCTGCTGAACAATCTTCTTCATAAGGAATAGATTCAAAATCGAAGCATATTACGGAAATCTCAGGAGTTCAATGGTCGAGGTCGGCAAAAGTCGGCTCATACGACGAGCTCAAACGGTATTATTATCGAACTTCTTCTTGCCCTTTATAACCTGAGCTAGTGTAAATCGAGGATAAATTAATTATACCTCCTCCACTAATGTCGATGTAAAGTGTAAGCATCAACTTGGGGCATTTGACAAATATCCGTGAACCTTCGCGTGGAAAGATGAGCAAAGAATCAGGAGGGCTATCCCTGTGATAGGATGGATGATACTCCCTAATGCCATTTGGTTCAGGTGATGAGTGACTCCAATATTGACTTGGATGAGAACGTAACTCGAATCTGAAAAGATATTTATCTTTCTCTCTGTTTATAATTGCATGATATCTTCGTCTCAGATGAGAGCACTTGAGATTAATTCGGAGGTCTTCGGAGTATCTACTCTCCAGCTGATGGAAAACGCAGGAAGATCAGTGGTAGAGGAAATAGAGAAGATAATGAGTGTGGACGATGCAAAAGCCGTAATTTTTGTGGGTCATGGAGGCAAAGGGGGAGATGGTCTAGTCGTTGCACGCCATCTCTCAGACATGGGTGCCTCGGTTGAGGTCGTAACTCTCGGTGAAATCAAACATAAAGATGCGATAGCCAATTTCAACGCAATAGAGGATATGGATTATTCAATAAAACTGACTAAATTTGACTATAACATGAAATCGTTAACTGCGGATATTTTAGTCGATGCGATGCTCGGGACAGGTGTGAAGGGAATAATTCGGGAACCTTTCGCCTCGGCGATTTCATTGTTCAACTCTTCCAAAGGGTTCAAGGTCTCCATAGATGTTCCATCGGGAATCGATCCCGACTCTGGAGATGTCTTAGGTGACCATGTTCGTCCCGATCTAGTGGTTACTTTTCATGACGTCAAGCCAGGTCTGCTTAAGCATGACTTCAAGGTAGTTGTGAAAAAGATAGGAATACCCAAGGAGGCTACAGTTTACGTTGGCCCAGGGGATCTGCTCGTTAATGTTAAGCCCAGGGAGATGAGGAGTAGAAAGGGCGCAGGGGGAAGGGTCTTAGTAGTGGGAGGTAGCGCTACTTTCTCTGGAGCTCCGGCTTTGTCCGCTCTCGCTAGCCTAAGGACTGGAGCAGACCTCGTTTACGTAGCCTCACCAGAGAGGACAGCGGAGGCTATATCATCCTATTCGCCAGATTTGATAGCTCTTAAGTTAACGGGGAGAAACTTTAATGAGGCCAACCTCAAGGAGTTGGAGAACTGGATAGAGAAAGTAAACGCGGTGGTCTTTGGACCAGGTCTAGGCTTAGCTGAGGAGACTCTGAAAGCTACCCGACCCTTCGTTGAAATGGTAATGAAAATGGGAAAACCCTTGGTTCTAGATGCAGATGGGCTCAAGATAATGAAAGGCTCTCGTCTAGCTAGGAATGTAGTGATTACACCTCATCCAGGAGAGTTCAAGATCTTCTTTGGGGAGGACCCAAGGGAGAAAGAGAGAGATAGAATCCAACAAGTGATTGAAAAGGCCAAAGAGTGCAACTGCGTAGTTCTCCTTAAGGGTTACATGGACGTGATAAGCAATGGAGAGTCCTTCAAGATAAATAAGACGGGGAACCCTGGAATGACTGCAGGTGGTACGGGCGACACATTAACGGGAATTGTGGCCACCTTTCTCGCTCAGGGAATCGACCCCTTCATGTCTGCCGGGTTGGGAGCCATGGTGAACGGTTTGGCGGGCACGTTAGCATATAAGGAGTTGGGTCCTCACCTTACAGCGTCAGATGTTATCTCGAGGATACCCAAGGTTCTAAATGATCCAATTAACTCATTTAAGGAAAAAATATATAAGAGAGTTATAATTTCTTAATTATTTCAAGAGCTTTATCAGCGTGGTCCTCTGCCTTCTTTAGTCCACTTAGTACAGACTTTATCGTCCCGTCTTTATCAATTATGAACGTGACTCTTTGGGCGCTCGTCCCCTTCTCGTTTAGGACACCGTAGGAAATTGAGATCTTCTTTTCCTTATCCGATACCACAGGGAAACGAGCGTTATACTTCTCGCTGAACCTTTTCTGAGTTTCCACAGAGTCAACGCTTACGCCTATAACCTCAGCTCCAAGCTCCGTAAACTTATCATGAAGCTCCGCAAATCTCTGGATTTCCCTGGTACAACCTGGAGTGAAGGACTTTGGATAGAAGTAGAGGACAACAATTTTCCCTCTCAGATCCGAAAGTTTAATCTTCCCCTTGGAGCTTTCTGCCTCAAAATCAGGGGCAGGTTTACCCACTTCCAGCATGTTATAACAATTTACATTGAAATCCTTAAAAGCATGTGGTTACAGTTAACTTGAAATGAGACTCATACCCAGGACAATGTCTACGCAACATCCAGACAATGCGTTGGTTCCAGAGTGGGCTAAAGGAGAGGTTA containing:
- the herA gene encoding DNA double-strand break repair helicase HerA; amino-acid sequence: MIVGYVIGEASPQEALVLAEKPVRVGRYVVLEYDGVKVLGLITSVTRGSPLLDLTINDIKIVQKLKNLDTSIPQFVRADVKLLHEINSGMIPDLPPGPGTPVRFAEEDELRDIFSEGDIVIGSVIGMNIPVKIKVNSLSRHLAILAATGSGKSNTVAVLSQSIASIGGSVVIFDYHGEYYDSDIRPLNTIVPNLNPLHLQPREFATLLEIRPNATIQYRFLRNAFVNYVKEVKEKLKDGNVDYEELNTNFVKHIEDKIDEIASSEKQRQQKDAADEVKNKLEEFVDRFGGTINLTVPDITSRIKPASVNVVDISHMDEEAMDAVVSHYLRRLLDSRKEFRHRGTGLGFPVVAVIEESHVFISKNQDTLTKYYASKIAREGRKFGVSMVIVSQRPKGLDETILSQMTNKIILRMVEPTDKKYVLEASDNLTEDLVEQLSSLGIGEAIIIGNLVRLPAFVKISKFTGKLGGSDPDIKGEWSTFLNPNRIGEEFG
- a CDS encoding NAD(P)H-hydrate dehydratase → MISSSQMRALEINSEVFGVSTLQLMENAGRSVVEEIEKIMSVDDAKAVIFVGHGGKGGDGLVVARHLSDMGASVEVVTLGEIKHKDAIANFNAIEDMDYSIKLTKFDYNMKSLTADILVDAMLGTGVKGIIREPFASAISLFNSSKGFKVSIDVPSGIDPDSGDVLGDHVRPDLVVTFHDVKPGLLKHDFKVVVKKIGIPKEATVYVGPGDLLVNVKPREMRSRKGAGGRVLVVGGSATFSGAPALSALASLRTGADLVYVASPERTAEAISSYSPDLIALKLTGRNFNEANLKELENWIEKVNAVVFGPGLGLAEETLKATRPFVEMVMKMGKPLVLDADGLKIMKGSRLARNVVITPHPGEFKIFFGEDPREKERDRIQQVIEKAKECNCVVLLKGYMDVISNGESFKINKTGNPGMTAGGTGDTLTGIVATFLAQGIDPFMSAGLGAMVNGLAGTLAYKELGPHLTASDVISRIPKVLNDPINSFKEKIYKRVIIS
- a CDS encoding peroxiredoxin, translated to MEVGKPAPDFEAESSKGKIKLSDLRGKIVVLYFYPKSFTPGCTREIQRFAELHDKFTELGAEVIGVSVDSVETQKRFSEKYNARFPVVSDKEKKISISYGVLNEKGTSAQRVTFIIDKDGTIKSVLSGLKKAEDHADKALEIIKKL